In Halorhabdus tiamatea SARL4B, a genomic segment contains:
- a CDS encoding quinone-dependent dihydroorotate dehydrogenase — MNLYNTTKPLLFQLSPETAHALAHEGLKLVDGTPFESVLERAFVVDDDRLSTSAFGCEFPNPIGVAAGLDKTAEAPGALGALGFGHVEVGGVTAQAQDGNSRPRVFRLAKDEAIINRMGLNNPGADVIGDRLDRTDVSIPVGVNLAKTEDVPMDEAAADYRYTYEQTADGGDFFVINVSCPNSPGIRELQNRESLEEIFGTLKDAGANPLLVKLSPDLPEPAVEETLELVDEYDLDGVIATNTTTDRPETLESPDRVEEGGLSGRPIEEQATEMVRFVARRTDVPVVGVGGVFTAADAYRKIRAGASLVQIYTGFIFRGPTIARNVNRGLATLLERDGFDSVEDAVGADL, encoded by the coding sequence ATGAATCTATATAACACCACCAAGCCGCTGTTGTTCCAGCTATCCCCAGAGACTGCGCACGCGCTCGCGCACGAGGGACTGAAACTCGTCGACGGGACGCCGTTCGAGTCGGTACTCGAACGTGCGTTCGTCGTCGACGATGACCGCCTCTCGACGTCGGCGTTCGGGTGTGAGTTCCCGAACCCGATCGGCGTCGCGGCCGGCTTAGACAAGACGGCCGAGGCCCCGGGCGCACTGGGTGCACTCGGCTTCGGGCACGTCGAGGTTGGCGGCGTCACCGCCCAAGCCCAAGACGGGAACTCGCGCCCACGCGTGTTCAGGCTCGCAAAGGACGAAGCGATCATCAACCGGATGGGGCTCAACAATCCGGGCGCGGACGTCATCGGCGACCGCCTCGACCGCACCGACGTCTCGATCCCGGTCGGCGTCAACCTCGCCAAAACGGAAGACGTCCCGATGGACGAAGCTGCTGCGGACTACCGGTATACCTACGAACAGACAGCCGACGGTGGGGATTTCTTCGTGATCAACGTCTCCTGTCCCAACTCGCCGGGGATCAGGGAGTTACAGAACCGCGAATCCCTCGAAGAGATCTTCGGCACGCTGAAAGACGCCGGCGCAAACCCGCTCCTGGTGAAACTCTCGCCCGACCTGCCGGAGCCAGCAGTCGAGGAGACGTTAGAGCTCGTCGACGAATACGATCTCGACGGCGTGATCGCGACCAACACCACGACCGACCGGCCGGAGACGCTCGAGAGCCCGGACCGCGTCGAGGAGGGTGGCCTCTCGGGCAGACCCATCGAGGAGCAGGCGACCGAAATGGTTCGATTCGTCGCGCGCCGGACGGACGTCCCGGTCGTGGGCGTGGGCGGCGTCTTCACCGCGGCCGACGCCTACCGGAAGATCCGGGCGGGCGCGAGCCTGGTCCAGATCTACACCGGGTTCATCTTCCGCGGGCCGACGATCGCCCGGAACGTCAATCGCGGGCTCGCGACGCTGCTGGAACGTGATGGCTTCGACAGCGTCGAGGACGCAGTCGGTGCGGACCTCTGA
- the endA gene encoding tRNA-intron lyase, producing MELVLEGDVVRGDSEARERFYDSRGYGHVDAGGLVLAPVEAAHLLYRGDVDHVRDATSGEGLDFRALLSSAAVSEIAVLVYKDLRDRGFYLSPAREGWVDDPAGADFVVYPRGQGPWDEAVAYRVRAISERTAVSAATLGDSVLAVVDEESAITYLETSHPDIGGSTTTDLPTGVAADLLGDRVLVWEPPATLYREGFYGQPLDDETAEPLQLSLIEAAALAGQGVLDVEGGADAIVECGREVEGERFDRRLSVYRALRGRGVVPKTGYKFGADFRTYADVESVDSLGHSELLVRVLPADHAFSPRDLALDVRLAHGVRKRMVFALVAEAEADGEPRIEWLEVARLTP from the coding sequence ATGGAACTGGTCCTGGAGGGAGACGTGGTCCGCGGCGACAGCGAGGCCCGCGAGCGTTTCTACGACTCACGGGGGTACGGCCACGTCGACGCCGGCGGGCTGGTGTTGGCACCCGTCGAGGCTGCCCACCTCCTCTACCGTGGTGACGTCGATCACGTCCGGGACGCGACAAGCGGCGAGGGACTCGACTTCCGGGCGCTCCTCTCTTCTGCCGCTGTCTCGGAGATCGCCGTCTTAGTCTACAAGGACCTCCGGGATCGGGGGTTCTACCTTTCGCCCGCCCGCGAGGGCTGGGTCGACGACCCCGCAGGCGCGGATTTCGTGGTCTACCCCCGCGGGCAGGGGCCCTGGGACGAGGCGGTCGCCTACCGCGTCCGAGCCATCAGTGAACGAACGGCTGTCTCCGCGGCCACGCTGGGGGACAGCGTCCTGGCGGTCGTCGACGAGGAGTCGGCGATCACCTACCTCGAAACCAGCCATCCCGACATCGGTGGGTCGACGACGACTGACCTGCCGACCGGCGTCGCGGCCGACCTGCTGGGCGATCGAGTCCTGGTCTGGGAGCCGCCTGCCACCCTGTATCGCGAGGGCTTCTACGGGCAGCCGCTCGACGACGAGACGGCCGAGCCCCTCCAGCTTTCGCTGATCGAAGCTGCCGCACTGGCTGGGCAAGGAGTCCTCGATGTCGAGGGTGGTGCGGACGCGATCGTCGAGTGCGGCCGCGAGGTCGAGGGCGAGCGCTTCGATCGCCGCCTTTCGGTCTATCGGGCTCTCCGCGGGCGTGGCGTCGTGCCCAAGACGGGCTACAAGTTCGGCGCGGATTTCCGTACCTACGCCGACGTCGAGAGCGTCGACTCGCTGGGGCACTCCGAGTTGCTCGTTCGGGTGTTGCCAGCCGACCACGCGTTCTCGCCGCGGGACCTCGCCTTGGACGTGCGACTGGCCCACGGCGTCCGGAAACGGATGGTGTTCGCGCTGGTGGCCGAGGCTGAGGCCGACGGCGAGCCCCGAATCGAGTGGCTCGAAGTCGCTCGATTGACGCCGTGA
- the pheS gene encoding phenylalanine--tRNA ligase subunit alpha codes for MELPSDQLAVVEAASADDRRTVEQLREETGLDTAAVTRAAFELEAEGLVAVTETTDESVSLTAEGESYLDAGLPEHRLYSAAVEQGAEEGGVSMGQVVGAADLDGEAVDIALSNFARKGYGEIESGEITAEADVDLNDDVEAAALDALAAGEPVADEDVLDQLDRRGLIERAERTVRSVELTDAGVTELMAGIEEAEEVDRLTPDLLTSGEWEDVEFADYNVEADAEAIDGGKMHPLRGMAERVKEVLVGTGFEEMDGPHADAEFWINDALFMPQDHPARTHWDQFALDVPPMDDLPDEVREDVEAAHRVGAGPDGEGYHSPWGEEMARQVDLRGHTTSLSARHLAGIAQGDLEPPQRFFSVEKAYRNDEIDATHLLEFFQIEGWVMAEDLSVRDLMGTFTEFYEQFGITDLEFKPTYNPYTEPSFELFGEHPVTGEVVEIGNSGIFRPEMLDPLGVECDVMAWGLALERLMMLVTGAEDIRDVHGTLVDLDYLRTEEVRY; via the coding sequence ATGGAACTCCCGAGCGACCAACTCGCGGTCGTCGAGGCCGCGAGCGCAGACGACCGGCGCACCGTCGAACAGCTACGCGAGGAGACCGGCCTGGACACGGCGGCCGTCACCCGCGCCGCGTTCGAACTCGAAGCCGAGGGGCTGGTGGCCGTCACCGAGACGACCGACGAATCCGTCTCGTTGACCGCGGAGGGCGAGTCCTACCTCGACGCTGGCTTGCCCGAACACCGCCTCTACTCCGCTGCCGTCGAGCAGGGTGCCGAGGAAGGCGGCGTCTCGATGGGACAGGTCGTCGGAGCCGCCGATCTCGATGGCGAGGCCGTCGACATCGCGCTGTCGAACTTCGCCCGGAAGGGCTACGGCGAGATCGAATCCGGCGAGATCACTGCCGAAGCTGACGTTGACCTGAACGACGACGTAGAAGCCGCCGCACTCGACGCCCTCGCTGCGGGCGAACCCGTTGCTGACGAGGACGTCCTCGACCAGCTCGACCGCCGCGGGTTGATCGAGCGCGCAGAGCGTACCGTCCGGTCGGTCGAACTCACCGACGCGGGCGTGACGGAACTTATGGCCGGAATCGAGGAGGCCGAGGAAGTCGATCGCCTCACGCCGGACCTCCTCACCAGCGGGGAGTGGGAGGACGTCGAATTCGCCGACTACAACGTCGAGGCCGACGCCGAAGCCATCGACGGCGGGAAGATGCACCCGCTTCGCGGCATGGCCGAGCGCGTCAAGGAGGTTCTCGTGGGGACGGGATTCGAGGAGATGGACGGTCCCCACGCCGACGCGGAGTTCTGGATCAACGACGCGCTGTTCATGCCACAGGACCACCCCGCGCGCACGCACTGGGACCAGTTCGCGCTGGACGTCCCACCGATGGACGATCTGCCTGACGAGGTCCGCGAGGACGTCGAGGCGGCCCACCGCGTGGGCGCTGGCCCCGACGGCGAGGGGTATCACTCCCCCTGGGGCGAGGAGATGGCCCGCCAGGTCGATCTGCGCGGCCACACCACGTCACTCTCTGCCCGCCACCTTGCCGGCATCGCGCAAGGTGATCTCGAACCGCCACAGCGATTCTTCTCCGTCGAGAAGGCCTACCGCAACGACGAGATCGACGCCACCCACCTCCTGGAGTTCTTCCAGATCGAGGGGTGGGTGATGGCCGAGGACCTCTCGGTGCGGGACCTGATGGGCACGTTCACGGAGTTCTACGAGCAGTTCGGGATCACCGACCTGGAGTTCAAGCCGACCTACAACCCCTACACGGAGCCCAGCTTCGAGCTGTTCGGTGAGCATCCGGTCACGGGCGAGGTCGTCGAGATCGGCAACTCCGGGATCTTCCGGCCGGAGATGCTCGATCCCCTCGGCGTCGAGTGTGACGTGATGGCCTGGGGACTCGCGTTAGAGCGGCTGATGATGCTCGTCACCGGTGCCGAGGACATCCGGGACGTCCACGGCACGCTGGTCGATCTTGACTACTTGCGGACCGAGGAGGTGCGTTACTGA
- a CDS encoding tryptophan--tRNA ligase — MTRDSHTDDESTDDRRREQASSRLRTDGGTQAEGADDTTLDPWGSSTVSDYRNLFEEFGIEAFDEVLPEVPDPHYLMRRGVIFGHRDYRPVARAMREDDPFAVLSGFMPTGDPHIGHKLVFDEIIWHQRQGGDAYGLIADLEAHAARGLTWEEIDEHARDYILSLLALGFDPEAGTLYRQSENRELQDLAFELGAEARFAEFEGIYGFDGETDVSHMQSVVTQIADILYPQLDAPQPTVIPVGPDQDPHMRLARDVAARMRYFGVTEAYASFETDDEERALLAEAYKTLSEQHPGETIRCGDAATYLDNERDRDATDVDATTKDRVITMLREAGKEPLRPRVRFLDRNATEEAFEALIEAVDGEKRVYDEHIDAFELDHEAAAALAREVELAHGGYGFLPPSSIYHRFMTGLTGGKMSSSVPASHISLLDDPEDGYDKVRAATTGGRETAEEQRELGGKPDECPVYELYAYLLADDDDEFATEVYEECAGGERLCGGCKEQAAELMESFLEEHQDKREEWADRLDELDIDFDSDRAR; from the coding sequence ATGACGCGAGATTCACACACCGACGACGAATCGACAGACGACCGACGGCGTGAACAGGCTTCGTCCCGACTCCGCACTGACGGCGGGACGCAGGCCGAGGGAGCCGACGACACTACCTTGGACCCGTGGGGCTCCTCGACGGTCTCCGATTACCGCAACCTCTTCGAGGAGTTCGGTATCGAGGCGTTCGACGAGGTACTGCCCGAGGTGCCCGACCCCCACTACCTGATGCGCCGCGGGGTCATCTTCGGCCACCGTGACTACCGACCGGTCGCCCGCGCGATGCGAGAGGACGACCCCTTCGCCGTCCTCTCGGGCTTTATGCCCACCGGCGACCCCCACATCGGCCACAAACTCGTCTTCGACGAGATCATCTGGCATCAACGCCAGGGCGGGGACGCCTACGGCCTCATCGCTGATCTGGAGGCCCACGCCGCCCGTGGGCTGACGTGGGAGGAGATCGACGAGCACGCCAGAGATTACATCCTCTCGCTGCTCGCGCTCGGGTTCGACCCCGAGGCGGGGACGCTCTACCGGCAGTCTGAGAACCGCGAGCTCCAGGATCTGGCGTTCGAACTCGGTGCGGAGGCCCGCTTCGCCGAGTTCGAGGGGATCTACGGCTTCGACGGCGAGACCGACGTCAGCCACATGCAAAGCGTCGTCACCCAGATCGCGGACATCCTCTACCCGCAACTGGATGCACCCCAACCCACCGTCATTCCCGTCGGCCCCGACCAGGACCCGCACATGCGCCTGGCGCGCGACGTCGCCGCCCGGATGCGCTACTTCGGCGTCACGGAGGCGTACGCCTCCTTCGAGACCGACGACGAGGAGCGCGCCCTGCTCGCCGAAGCCTACAAGACACTCTCCGAACAGCACCCCGGCGAGACCATCCGGTGTGGCGACGCTGCGACGTATCTCGACAACGAACGGGATCGGGACGCCACGGACGTCGACGCGACGACGAAGGATCGCGTCATCACGATGCTCCGGGAGGCTGGCAAGGAGCCACTCCGCCCCCGCGTCCGCTTTCTCGATCGCAACGCGACCGAGGAGGCCTTCGAGGCGCTCATCGAGGCGGTTGACGGCGAGAAGCGGGTCTACGACGAGCACATCGACGCCTTCGAACTGGATCACGAGGCCGCCGCGGCACTCGCCCGCGAGGTCGAACTCGCTCACGGCGGGTACGGCTTCCTCCCGCCGTCGTCGATATACCATCGTTTCATGACCGGGCTAACCGGCGGGAAGATGTCTTCGTCCGTCCCGGCGAGCCACATTTCGCTGCTCGACGATCCCGAAGACGGCTACGACAAGGTCCGGGCAGCGACGACGGGTGGCCGCGAGACCGCCGAGGAGCAGCGCGAACTCGGCGGGAAGCCGGACGAGTGCCCGGTCTACGAACTCTACGCCTACCTGCTCGCGGATGACGACGACGAGTTCGCCACCGAAGTCTACGAGGAGTGTGCCGGCGGCGAGCGCCTCTGTGGCGGCTGTAAAGAGCAGGCCGCCGAACTCATGGAATCCTTCCTCGAGGAGCACCAGGACAAACGCGAGGAATGGGCCGATCGACTCGACGAGCTGGACATCGACTTCGACTCCGATCGCGCGCGCTGA
- the pheT gene encoding phenylalanine--tRNA ligase subunit beta, which translates to MPTVDIDTDELRTLTGHDDKSDDDLRDDLFELGLEYEGETDEGELRFEFEPDRLDRLSVEGVARSLRYQYGDDRGVYVPKTNDADWTIHVEDVPEERPYVTGAVVRGLDLDEASLDSLIQLQEKLHATMGRKRAKGAIGVHDLTMLKGASAGGDGEKSVRYTGIDRDGDTFVPLEGDAEMTPGEVLSEHHIGTEYADLVAEYDTVPAIYDSIGLFSFPPVVNGRRTEVSTESRDLFIEMTGTDQWTIDHMLSIVCYALDARGGTIESVRVEYESPPEEYRESLVRPDFSTKTKTVAHDRIERTLGIELEPEDVIDLLERSGLDGEIADETGEPTETAGSPAYDVTIPPYRVDVLHPVDVIDDVGRAYGFNNLDPRYPAVGTIGGRHERARLEEAVRTALVGFGFQDLLNFHLTSAEELHDRMKVGPRSDVLGGGDPVEVRNPYSEDYTVVRTWLLPSIMQVLENNTHRRYPQDLAEVGFVAERDDEVNTGVAEARHVAGALARHDVSYEDAKARLQALVADFDAELATPPTDHPSFIDGRTAAVEIDGDVVGVIGELHPSVLVEHDLELPVVAFEFTLAALR; encoded by the coding sequence ATGCCCACTGTCGACATTGACACTGACGAACTTCGCACGCTGACCGGCCACGACGACAAAAGCGACGACGACCTGCGTGATGATCTCTTCGAACTCGGCCTGGAGTACGAGGGCGAGACCGACGAGGGCGAACTACGATTCGAGTTCGAACCAGATCGCCTCGATCGCCTCTCCGTCGAGGGGGTCGCCCGGTCGCTGCGGTATCAGTACGGCGACGATCGGGGCGTATACGTCCCGAAGACCAACGACGCCGACTGGACGATCCACGTCGAGGACGTGCCCGAGGAACGCCCCTACGTCACGGGCGCGGTCGTCCGCGGGCTGGACCTCGACGAGGCATCCCTGGACTCGCTGATCCAGCTCCAGGAGAAACTCCACGCGACGATGGGGCGCAAGCGGGCGAAGGGCGCGATCGGGGTCCACGACCTCACCATGCTCAAGGGGGCGTCTGCGGGTGGGGATGGCGAAAAGAGCGTCCGCTACACCGGGATCGACCGCGACGGCGATACCTTCGTCCCCCTGGAGGGCGACGCCGAGATGACCCCCGGCGAGGTCCTCTCCGAACACCACATCGGCACCGAGTACGCCGACCTCGTCGCCGAGTACGACACCGTCCCCGCGATCTACGACTCGATCGGGCTGTTCTCGTTCCCGCCGGTGGTCAACGGCCGCCGGACGGAGGTCTCGACCGAGTCGCGGGACCTCTTCATCGAGATGACCGGCACCGACCAGTGGACGATCGACCACATGCTGTCGATTGTCTGCTATGCCCTGGACGCCCGCGGTGGGACGATCGAGTCGGTCCGCGTCGAGTACGAGAGCCCACCCGAGGAGTACCGCGAGTCTCTCGTCCGCCCCGATTTCTCGACGAAGACGAAGACCGTCGCCCACGATCGGATCGAGCGCACGCTGGGGATCGAACTCGAACCCGAGGACGTGATCGACCTGCTCGAACGGTCCGGGCTGGACGGCGAGATTGCAGACGAAACAGGAGAACCCACGGAGACGGCCGGTTCGCCAGCCTACGACGTCACGATCCCGCCGTATCGCGTCGACGTACTCCACCCCGTCGACGTGATCGACGACGTCGGGCGGGCCTACGGCTTCAACAATCTCGACCCGCGCTACCCCGCGGTCGGGACGATCGGCGGCCGCCACGAGCGCGCTCGCCTCGAAGAGGCCGTCAGGACTGCGCTGGTCGGGTTTGGCTTCCAGGATCTCCTCAATTTCCATCTGACGAGTGCCGAGGAACTCCACGACCGGATGAAGGTCGGGCCGAGGTCCGACGTCTTGGGCGGTGGCGACCCCGTCGAAGTCCGCAATCCCTACAGCGAGGACTACACCGTCGTCCGGACGTGGCTGTTGCCCTCGATCATGCAGGTCCTCGAGAACAACACGCACCGGCGCTACCCCCAGGACCTCGCGGAGGTCGGCTTCGTCGCGGAGCGCGACGACGAGGTGAACACCGGTGTCGCCGAGGCGCGACATGTCGCGGGCGCGCTCGCGCGTCACGATGTATCCTACGAGGACGCCAAGGCACGCCTTCAGGCGCTGGTGGCGGACTTCGATGCCGAGTTGGCGACGCCACCTACCGACCACCCGTCGTTCATCGACGGCCGGACTGCCGCCGTTGAGATCGACGGCGACGTGGTCGGCGTGATCGGCGAACTCCACCCGTCCGTGCTCGTCGAACACGATTTGGAGCTGCCGGTGGTTGCGTTCGAGTTTACTCTGGCGGCGTTGCGGTAG
- a CDS encoding endonuclease NucS domain-containing protein produces the protein MHDGIHVVAGECTTTFDGSRVREHEQRGQVLVVVKPDNTVLVHDAEGYQPVAWLTRAETVTIDGTHLAATDGDQRLTVDIHDETASGRYPASAAGSPVGECPDCGAALVRVTDAVACTGCDARYGLPGDAEVLDHRCECGLPKMHVERGRAFEICVDRECESMDDAVAEVFDREWDCPNCDGDLRILRRGGLLAGCENYPECDTGFAFPAGVVVGECACGLPLFETAGGRRCLDATCEAWRDDSGGLPAES, from the coding sequence ATGCACGACGGAATCCACGTCGTCGCGGGAGAGTGTACGACCACCTTCGACGGCTCGCGCGTCCGCGAGCACGAACAGCGCGGGCAGGTCCTCGTGGTGGTCAAACCGGACAACACGGTCCTGGTTCACGACGCCGAGGGCTACCAGCCGGTCGCGTGGCTCACGCGCGCCGAGACGGTGACCATCGACGGCACACACCTCGCGGCGACCGACGGCGACCAGCGACTCACTGTCGATATCCACGACGAGACCGCGAGCGGGCGCTACCCGGCCAGCGCCGCGGGATCGCCGGTCGGCGAGTGTCCGGACTGCGGGGCCGCACTCGTCCGCGTTACCGACGCCGTCGCCTGTACGGGCTGTGACGCCCGATACGGACTGCCCGGCGACGCGGAAGTGCTCGACCATCGCTGTGAGTGTGGCCTCCCGAAGATGCACGTCGAGCGCGGCCGGGCCTTCGAGATCTGTGTCGATCGCGAGTGTGAGTCCATGGACGACGCCGTCGCCGAGGTCTTCGACCGCGAGTGGGACTGTCCGAACTGCGACGGTGACCTCCGGATCCTCCGGCGCGGCGGTCTGCTCGCGGGCTGTGAGAACTACCCCGAGTGTGACACCGGCTTCGCGTTCCCGGCCGGCGTGGTCGTGGGCGAGTGTGCCTGTGGCCTTCCGCTGTTCGAGACCGCTGGCGGGCGACGATGTCTCGACGCGACCTGTGAGGCCTGGCGGGACGACTCGGGGGGCCTTCCGGCGGAGTCGTGA
- a CDS encoding DUF7511 domain-containing protein yields MSTTDDTATPALPASSRERDRDLDRAYDDCEDPSILTVFPADAEWPEIGTTWISVDVDDAVSAADWR; encoded by the coding sequence ATGTCGACTACCGACGACACTGCGACGCCCGCATTGCCAGCCAGCTCTCGCGAGCGGGATCGCGACCTGGATCGGGCCTACGACGACTGTGAGGATCCGTCGATCCTCACGGTGTTCCCGGCCGACGCCGAGTGGCCGGAGATCGGGACCACGTGGATCTCCGTCGACGTCGACGACGCGGTTTCAGCGGCTGACTGGCGGTGA
- a CDS encoding non-histone chromosomal MC1 family protein, producing MARDTDKRNFALRESNGSETSVFSGGTPRQAALKAARRLDPAPSEDAADPETIRLREKGTEKVHVYEGWAWEEEAPEDKPDWMPGEITKGNVSKQGVEHLEEI from the coding sequence ATGGCACGTGATACGGACAAGCGTAACTTTGCGTTGCGGGAATCGAACGGTAGCGAAACGAGTGTCTTCTCTGGTGGGACACCCCGTCAGGCCGCGTTGAAGGCCGCACGGCGGCTGGACCCCGCACCGAGCGAGGACGCGGCCGACCCCGAGACGATCCGACTCCGCGAGAAGGGGACGGAGAAGGTCCACGTCTACGAAGGGTGGGCCTGGGAAGAGGAAGCCCCGGAGGACAAGCCCGACTGGATGCCGGGCGAGATCACCAAGGGTAACGTCTCCAAGCAGGGCGTCGAACATCTCGAGGAGATCTGA
- a CDS encoding thermonuclease family protein has translation MRGRDVVVIAVLLLAGCTGLPGGQPDAGTATSPGSGGTAVEISAAETPAAPAGENWTVTVVEVIDGDTMDVRFENGSTERIRLLGVDTPEPDAEVNPAEWDGIPDTEAGLSWLRDWAENAGVFAEQRLAGEEVRIVTDELAGRRGGYGRLLVYVVLDGDVFGQQLLEGGYARLYETEFGLYDRFATAEGNAQAADRGVWGFEKSA, from the coding sequence ATGCGCGGACGTGACGTGGTCGTGATCGCGGTCCTGCTGCTCGCCGGCTGTACGGGACTACCGGGCGGCCAGCCGGACGCCGGGACAGCCACGTCGCCAGGGTCTGGCGGTACTGCGGTAGAGATCTCGGCTGCGGAGACACCGGCGGCCCCTGCCGGCGAGAACTGGACGGTGACAGTCGTCGAGGTTATCGACGGCGACACGATGGACGTCAGGTTCGAGAACGGATCCACCGAGCGGATCCGGCTGCTCGGCGTGGACACGCCCGAGCCCGACGCCGAGGTGAACCCGGCCGAGTGGGACGGAATTCCGGACACGGAAGCCGGGCTGTCGTGGCTCCGTGACTGGGCCGAGAACGCGGGCGTGTTCGCCGAGCAACGACTGGCGGGCGAGGAAGTTCGTATCGTGACCGACGAGCTAGCGGGCCGCCGCGGCGGATACGGCCGACTGCTCGTCTACGTCGTGCTCGACGGCGATGTCTTCGGCCAGCAGTTACTCGAGGGCGGGTACGCACGACTCTACGAGACCGAGTTCGGGCTGTACGATCGGTTCGCAACAGCGGAGGGAAACGCGCAAGCCGCCGATCGCGGCGTCTGGGGCTTCGAGAAGTCGGCGTAG
- a CDS encoding MATE family efflux transporter: MSRLPSVVDSAVQSLKRAGSRANPVRGVILLIGLALARLGLMDADRARRATDLSWPRVVTGIARMSKNAADVAMVGAASGLVANDAISGVGLAGPFWGLAFAFGGGFAAGTIALVSQRFGAEEFGQLGQAVRSSFVVVVAATLPIGAAFWLFPEWLIGLLNSDAQVVEYGATYLQILGLGVPFAGLNLVGSRVLIGADDAQIPMILRGGGAVLNIALNGVFIFGLGMGVAGAAWGTVAANVLVTGLFIVGLIAGWLPGIGAFPVSVSPRGTYFHWDDITDVVSIGTPVVGRNMTWTVARFPMLFIVGMFGTTVLAAYTVARRIWGLMNVPGWGFGLAASSLVGQHLGEDDEETAAVYGREIVLMAVATYAVSAAVVAVLARPAVVAFGTEAGAVPIAVGMVFAGTIAIIPQGVNSTIAGALDASGDTNWPFIYQALGVFAVSIPAAYLGATTPIGVWGIYVAFLGETLVPAVGNYYRFSTGKWKAISREYRPETALDD, translated from the coding sequence GTGTCTCGCCTTCCGTCGGTAGTCGATAGCGCCGTCCAGTCCCTCAAGCGCGCCGGTTCCCGGGCGAATCCCGTCCGTGGTGTCATTCTCCTCATCGGTCTGGCACTCGCTCGCCTCGGACTGATGGACGCCGACCGCGCACGCCGAGCGACGGATCTCTCCTGGCCACGCGTGGTCACCGGGATCGCCCGGATGTCGAAGAACGCTGCCGACGTCGCGATGGTCGGGGCGGCCTCGGGGCTGGTAGCCAACGACGCCATCTCCGGTGTCGGTCTCGCCGGCCCGTTCTGGGGGCTCGCCTTCGCGTTCGGCGGCGGGTTCGCCGCCGGGACGATCGCGCTCGTCTCCCAGCGATTCGGTGCCGAGGAGTTCGGCCAGCTGGGCCAGGCCGTCCGGTCGAGCTTCGTGGTCGTCGTCGCGGCGACCCTGCCAATCGGCGCGGCCTTCTGGCTATTCCCCGAGTGGCTCATCGGCCTGCTCAACAGCGACGCGCAGGTCGTCGAGTACGGCGCGACGTACCTCCAGATCCTCGGCCTGGGTGTGCCATTCGCCGGGCTGAACCTGGTGGGTAGCCGCGTCCTCATCGGGGCCGACGACGCCCAGATCCCGATGATACTCCGTGGCGGCGGTGCCGTCCTCAACATCGCGCTCAACGGCGTGTTCATCTTCGGCCTCGGGATGGGTGTGGCCGGTGCGGCCTGGGGCACCGTCGCGGCGAACGTCCTCGTCACCGGCCTGTTCATCGTCGGGCTGATCGCCGGCTGGCTCCCCGGAATCGGTGCGTTCCCGGTGTCGGTCTCGCCGCGCGGGACGTACTTTCACTGGGACGACATCACGGACGTCGTCTCGATCGGGACGCCCGTCGTCGGTCGGAACATGACCTGGACGGTCGCCCGCTTCCCCATGCTGTTCATCGTCGGCATGTTCGGGACGACCGTCTTGGCAGCCTACACTGTCGCTCGGCGGATCTGGGGGTTGATGAACGTCCCCGGCTGGGGATTCGGCCTCGCGGCGTCCAGTCTCGTCGGCCAGCACCTCGGCGAGGACGACGAGGAGACCGCCGCAGTCTACGGTCGGGAGATCGTCCTCATGGCGGTCGCGACCTACGCCGTCTCGGCGGCGGTCGTGGCCGTCCTCGCCAGACCGGCGGTCGTCGCGTTCGGGACCGAGGCCGGGGCGGTCCCGATCGCGGTCGGGATGGTCTTTGCGGGCACCATCGCGATCATCCCGCAGGGGGTCAACAGCACCATCGCCGGGGCCTTAGACGCCAGTGGCGACACGAACTGGCCGTTCATCTACCAGGCGCTCGGGGTGTTCGCCGTCTCGATCCCCGCCGCGTATCTGGGGGCGACGACCCCGATCGGCGTCTGGGGCATCTACGTCGCCTTCCTCGGCGAGACGCTCGTCCCTGCAGTGGGTAACTACTACCGCTTCTCGACGGGCAAGTGGAAGGCGATCAGCCGGGAGTACCGCCCGGAGACCGCCCTGGACGACTGA